From one Xyrauchen texanus isolate HMW12.3.18 chromosome 17, RBS_HiC_50CHRs, whole genome shotgun sequence genomic stretch:
- the phf20l1 gene encoding PHD finger protein 20-like protein 1 isoform X4 produces the protein MSKKPPNRPGIDFEVGARVEAQDYLQKWYPSRIEKIDYDEGKMLVHFDRWSHRYDEWILWDSKRLRPLERPTLHKEGVKEEEEEMSERLGEMRTSRLRELPGSSESTEDQKDLSQQRQELRDGEEVLARWTDCRYYPAKIESINKEGTYTVQFYDGVIRCVKRIHIKSMPEDAKGQDWIALVKAATAAAKSKGGSRPRTSANSNKDREDRKEKRSDDELDNEDDEDSESEKLAADLGSEEEDSKPAAKDVESTAMKRRSKRQGNMCSRKRTRLSKGTGFPDTESESKMDPKELPVTAQQKMSGEEASLAEERHQSASAQRSPAPLSIPAPFPCKSRSRRFKHDSGESTSISQNITIAPEPSPLLSLTQTLPDSAHIAPLNSPQRRRRSQRLVTSSDQTCPNSPHMRDSIPHPPPTDSSQKTNEDCCTAVKTEASSQKPVSGSTSSAPPTGSAHSPIAEKDKMTDMLTSNQTMLGENSPSIAIASGQKVPSRIPKTNKHTREPIINTKKSDDPTAPNESLIDLDHNKFKCKVPGCSKAFRKAKLLDYHLKYYHNTEKEMDGKVCSPERMGRTRATSASMPTSTPSDTPENKRRRTVSTSSSLSSQGFMLQMDSTGYVRPPKFCKKKRSSASVSSDSTEVSLPPPPFDNHHDRFLKKEKHLDAAGLCIKTERKFKLEEKCQFFAKKRDKDRRDRKEKDLFRIKQKKKKKKKKKSKQHGYSDLEEMSLAYLDRQSSPLHHSSSSAFSKHSTFQFPRAILSVDLTGENLSDIDFLEDSTTESLLFSGDEYNQDLDSITMEDFQDEDDDDGDDEIVRCICEMDEENGFMIQCEECMCWQHSVCMGLLEDSIPEQYICYICRDPPGQRWSAKYRHDKDWLQKGHMYGLSFLAENYSHQNAKKIVSTHQLLADVYSVKNLLHGLQLKMDILQNKHNPNLHLWARSWVNSDEDQPMGGVPDCLHFKEHLNQDSNPETYITSEHSYQKPPGTSLEHAQRDDQGTQTALHTTIFNINEEEVSSAIALSSCGNDSNLGSMEQARNCLQWQMNLLTHIEDIQNQLSGRMELIEKELDVLESWLDFTGELEPPDPLARLPQLKCRIKQLLTDLGKVQQMSTLCSV, from the exons ATGAGCAAGAAACCTCCAAATCGACCGGGGATCGATTTTGAAGTTGGAGCCAGGGTAGAGGCCCAAGACTACCTACAGAAATG GTACCCTTCACGAATTGAGAAGATTGATTATGATGAGGGAAAGATGCTTGTGCATTTTGATCGTTGGAGTCATCGGTATGATGAATGGATTCTCTGGGACAGCAAGAGACTTCGGCCACTAGAGAGACCAACACTCCACAAAGAGGGTgtcaaagaagaagaagaagagatgTCT GAGAGACTCGGCGAGATGAGAACATCACGCCTTCGTGAGCTCCCTGGAAGTTCGGAGAGTACAGAGGACCAAAAAGACTTATCCCAGCAGAGACAA GAATTGAGAGATGGTGAGGAAGTGCTTGCTCGATGGACAGATTGCCGCTATTACCCTGCCAAGATTGAAAGTATCAACAAGGAAG GCACTTACACTGTACAGTTTTATGATGGAGTCATTCGCTGTGTGAAAAGAATCCATATCAAGTCCATGCCTGAAGATGCAAAAGGACAA GACTGGATTGCTCTGGTGAAGGCAGCCACAGCAGCAGCTAAGAGTAAAGGAGGGAGCCGGCCTCGCACAAGCGCCAACAGCAACAAGGACAGAGAGGACAGGAAGGAAAAGCGGTCGGATGATGAGCTTGATAACGAGGATGATGAGGATTCTGAATCGGAGAAACTCG CAGCAGACCTGGGGTCAGAAGAAGAGGACAGTAAACCAGCTGCTAAGGATGTTGAATCCACTGCGATGAAGAGGAGAAGCAAAAGACAAGGCAACATGTGTAGCAGGAAAAGGACTCGCCTTAGCAAAGGGACAG GATTTCCCGACACTGAGTCTGAAAGCAAAATGGATCCAAAAGAGCTTCCAGTGACCGCACAGCAG AAAATGTCAGGAGAAGAAGCTAGTCTAGCAGAGGAGAGACACCAGTCTGCCAGTGCCCAGAGATCCCCAGCACCCCTCTCTATTCCTGCTCCTTTCCCGTGCAAGTCTCGCTCCAGGAGGTTTAAGCACGACTCGGGAGAGTCCACCTCCATCAGTCAGAACATAACCATAGCTCCTGAACCCAGTCCTTTACTCAGCTTGACACAAACCCTCCCAGACAGCGCACACATTG CCCCTCTCAACTCCCCCCAGAGAAGGAGACGTTCTCAGCGTTTAGTGACTAGCTCTGACCAGACCTGCCCCAACTCACCGCACATGAGGGATTCCATCCCCCACCCTCCACCCACAGACAGCTCTCAGAAAACTA ATGAAGACTGCTGCACTGCAGTCAAAACAGAAGCTTCTTCACAAAAGCCAGTTTCAGGAAGTACATCATCAGCCCCACCCACTGGCAGTGCTCATTCACCAATCGCTGAGAAGGACAAGATGACTGACATGTTGACTAGTAATCAAACAATGCTTGGAGAAAACTCACCTTCTATAGCAATAG CTTCTGGTCAGAAAGTTCCTTCCAGGATACCTAAAACCAACAAACATACCAGAGAGCCAA TTATAAATACCAAGAAATCTGATGACCCTACTGCTCCCAATGAGTCTCTAATAGATCTGGACCATAATAAATTTAAGTGTAAAGTCCCTGGCTGCTCCAAAGCATTCCGGAAAGCAAAGCTGCTGGACTATCACCTGAAGTACTATCATAACACAGAAAAGGAAATGGATGGCAAGGTCTGCTCACCAGAGAGGATGGGCCGCACTAGGGCCACATCTGCTTCCATGCCTACTAGCACCCCTTCCGATACCCCAGAAAACAAGAGACGCAGGACCGTCTCCACTTCTTCCT CTCTGTCATCTCAAGGCTTCATGCTTCAAATGGACAGCACTGGCTATGTGCGGCCTCCAAAGTTTTGTAAAAAGAAACGTTCCTCTGCCTCTGTCAGTTCAGACAGTACAGAGGTGTCTCTACCACCTCCACCCTTTGATAACCACCACGACAGGTTTCTCAAGAAGGAAAAGCACCTAGATGCAG caGGACTATGTATAAAGACAGAGCGAAAATTCAAACTAGAGGAAAAATGTCAGTTTTTTG CGAAAAAGAGAGATAAAGACAGGCGGGACAGAAAAGAGAAGGACCTTTTCAGAATTaaacagaagaaaaagaaaaaaaagaagaagaaatcgAAACAGCACG GTTATTCAGACCTGGAAGAGATGTCATTGGCTTACCTGGATAGACAGTCTTCCCCGCTACATCATTCTTCCTCCAGTGCCTTCTCAAAGCACAGCACCTTCCAATTCCCCCGTGCCATACTGTCTGTCGACCTTACTGGAGAGA ACCTGTCAGACATTGACTTCCTGGAGGACTCAACCACTGAGAGTTTGCTGTTCAGTGGAGATGAGTATAACCAGGATCTAGACTCTATCACCATGGAGGACTTCcaggatgaggatgatgatgatggtgatgatgagaTTGTCCGCTGTATCTGTGAGATGGATGAAGAAAACGGCTTCATGATTCAG TGTGAGGAGTGCATGTGCTGGCAGCACAGTGTGTGTATGGGACTTTTGGAGGACAGCATCCCCGAACAATACATCTGCTACATCTGCAGAGATCCTCCAG GTCAGCGGTGGAGTGCTAAATACCGTCATGATAAAGACTGGCTCCAAAAGGGCCACATGTATGGCCTATCCTTCCTCGCAGAGAACTACTCGCATCAGAATGCCAAGAAGATTGTTTCCACTCACCAGCTTCTTGCTGATGTTTACAGTGTTAAAAACCTGCTCCATGGCCTTCAGCTCAAGATGGACATCTTACA GAACAAACATAACCCAAATTTGCACTTATGGGCTCGGTCTTGGGTGAACTCTGATGAAGACCAGCCTATGGGGGGTGTTCCAGACTGCCTACATTTCAAAGAGCACCTCAACCAGGACTCAAACCCTGAAACCTATATCACCAGCGAGCACAGCTACCAGAAACCTCCCGGAACAAGCCTTGAACACGCTCAAAGGGATGATCAGGGGACCCAAACAGCCTTGCACAccacaatatttaatataaacgAAGAAGAG GTAAGCAGTGCCATTGCACTGTCTAGCTGTGGAAATGACAGCAACCTGGGGTCCATGGAACAGGCCAGAAACTGCCTGCAGTGGCAGATGAACCTACTTACACACATTGAAGACATTCAGAACCAGCTCTCGGGCCGCATGGAACTCATTGAGAAAGAGCTTGATG TGCTGGAGAGTTGGTTGGACTTCACGGGTGAATTGGAGCCTCCCGATCCCTTGGCCCGACTTCCACAGCTCAAGTGCCGAATCAAACAACTTCTGACGGACCTGGGAAAAGTACAGCAAATGAGCACCCTCTGCTCTGTGTGA
- the phf20l1 gene encoding PHD finger protein 20-like protein 1 isoform X5, with the protein MSKKPPNRPGIDFEVGARVEAQDYLQKWYPSRIEKIDYDEGKMLVHFDRWSHRYDEWILWDSKRLRPLERPTLHKEGVKEEEEEMSERLGEMRTSRLRELPGSSESTEDQKDLSQQRQELRDGEEVLARWTDCRYYPAKIESINKEGTYTVQFYDGVIRCVKRIHIKSMPEDAKGQQDWIALVKAATAAAKSKGGSRPRTSANSNKDREDRKEKRSDDELDNEDDEDSESEKLADLGSEEEDSKPAAKDVESTAMKRRSKRQGNMCSRKRTRLSKGTGFPDTESESKMDPKELPVTAQQKMSGEEASLAEERHQSASAQRSPAPLSIPAPFPCKSRSRRFKHDSGESTSISQNITIAPEPSPLLSLTQTLPDSAHIAPLNSPQRRRRSQRLVTSSDQTCPNSPHMRDSIPHPPPTDSSQKTNEDCCTAVKTEASSQKPVSGSTSSAPPTGSAHSPIAEKDKMTDMLTSNQTMLGENSPSIAIASGQKVPSRIPKTNKHTREPIINTKKSDDPTAPNESLIDLDHNKFKCKVPGCSKAFRKAKLLDYHLKYYHNTEKEMDGKVCSPERMGRTRATSASMPTSTPSDTPENKRRRTVSTSSSLSSQGFMLQMDSTGYVRPPKFCKKKRSSASVSSDSTEVSLPPPPFDNHHDRFLKKEKHLDAGLCIKTERKFKLEEKCQFFAKKRDKDRRDRKEKDLFRIKQKKKKKKKKKSKQHGYSDLEEMSLAYLDRQSSPLHHSSSSAFSKHSTFQFPRAILSVDLTGENLSDIDFLEDSTTESLLFSGDEYNQDLDSITMEDFQDEDDDDGDDEIVRCICEMDEENGFMIQCEECMCWQHSVCMGLLEDSIPEQYICYICRDPPGQRWSAKYRHDKDWLQKGHMYGLSFLAENYSHQNAKKIVSTHQLLADVYSVKNLLHGLQLKMDILQNKHNPNLHLWARSWVNSDEDQPMGGVPDCLHFKEHLNQDSNPETYITSEHSYQKPPGTSLEHAQRDDQGTQTALHTTIFNINEEEVSSAIALSSCGNDSNLGSMEQARNCLQWQMNLLTHIEDIQNQLSGRMELIEKELDVLESWLDFTGELEPPDPLARLPQLKCRIKQLLTDLGKVQQMSTLCSV; encoded by the exons ATGAGCAAGAAACCTCCAAATCGACCGGGGATCGATTTTGAAGTTGGAGCCAGGGTAGAGGCCCAAGACTACCTACAGAAATG GTACCCTTCACGAATTGAGAAGATTGATTATGATGAGGGAAAGATGCTTGTGCATTTTGATCGTTGGAGTCATCGGTATGATGAATGGATTCTCTGGGACAGCAAGAGACTTCGGCCACTAGAGAGACCAACACTCCACAAAGAGGGTgtcaaagaagaagaagaagagatgTCT GAGAGACTCGGCGAGATGAGAACATCACGCCTTCGTGAGCTCCCTGGAAGTTCGGAGAGTACAGAGGACCAAAAAGACTTATCCCAGCAGAGACAA GAATTGAGAGATGGTGAGGAAGTGCTTGCTCGATGGACAGATTGCCGCTATTACCCTGCCAAGATTGAAAGTATCAACAAGGAAG GCACTTACACTGTACAGTTTTATGATGGAGTCATTCGCTGTGTGAAAAGAATCCATATCAAGTCCATGCCTGAAGATGCAAAAGGACAA CAGGACTGGATTGCTCTGGTGAAGGCAGCCACAGCAGCAGCTAAGAGTAAAGGAGGGAGCCGGCCTCGCACAAGCGCCAACAGCAACAAGGACAGAGAGGACAGGAAGGAAAAGCGGTCGGATGATGAGCTTGATAACGAGGATGATGAGGATTCTGAATCGGAGAAACTCG CAGACCTGGGGTCAGAAGAAGAGGACAGTAAACCAGCTGCTAAGGATGTTGAATCCACTGCGATGAAGAGGAGAAGCAAAAGACAAGGCAACATGTGTAGCAGGAAAAGGACTCGCCTTAGCAAAGGGACAG GATTTCCCGACACTGAGTCTGAAAGCAAAATGGATCCAAAAGAGCTTCCAGTGACCGCACAGCAG AAAATGTCAGGAGAAGAAGCTAGTCTAGCAGAGGAGAGACACCAGTCTGCCAGTGCCCAGAGATCCCCAGCACCCCTCTCTATTCCTGCTCCTTTCCCGTGCAAGTCTCGCTCCAGGAGGTTTAAGCACGACTCGGGAGAGTCCACCTCCATCAGTCAGAACATAACCATAGCTCCTGAACCCAGTCCTTTACTCAGCTTGACACAAACCCTCCCAGACAGCGCACACATTG CCCCTCTCAACTCCCCCCAGAGAAGGAGACGTTCTCAGCGTTTAGTGACTAGCTCTGACCAGACCTGCCCCAACTCACCGCACATGAGGGATTCCATCCCCCACCCTCCACCCACAGACAGCTCTCAGAAAACTA ATGAAGACTGCTGCACTGCAGTCAAAACAGAAGCTTCTTCACAAAAGCCAGTTTCAGGAAGTACATCATCAGCCCCACCCACTGGCAGTGCTCATTCACCAATCGCTGAGAAGGACAAGATGACTGACATGTTGACTAGTAATCAAACAATGCTTGGAGAAAACTCACCTTCTATAGCAATAG CTTCTGGTCAGAAAGTTCCTTCCAGGATACCTAAAACCAACAAACATACCAGAGAGCCAA TTATAAATACCAAGAAATCTGATGACCCTACTGCTCCCAATGAGTCTCTAATAGATCTGGACCATAATAAATTTAAGTGTAAAGTCCCTGGCTGCTCCAAAGCATTCCGGAAAGCAAAGCTGCTGGACTATCACCTGAAGTACTATCATAACACAGAAAAGGAAATGGATGGCAAGGTCTGCTCACCAGAGAGGATGGGCCGCACTAGGGCCACATCTGCTTCCATGCCTACTAGCACCCCTTCCGATACCCCAGAAAACAAGAGACGCAGGACCGTCTCCACTTCTTCCT CTCTGTCATCTCAAGGCTTCATGCTTCAAATGGACAGCACTGGCTATGTGCGGCCTCCAAAGTTTTGTAAAAAGAAACGTTCCTCTGCCTCTGTCAGTTCAGACAGTACAGAGGTGTCTCTACCACCTCCACCCTTTGATAACCACCACGACAGGTTTCTCAAGAAGGAAAAGCACCTAGATGCAG GACTATGTATAAAGACAGAGCGAAAATTCAAACTAGAGGAAAAATGTCAGTTTTTTG CGAAAAAGAGAGATAAAGACAGGCGGGACAGAAAAGAGAAGGACCTTTTCAGAATTaaacagaagaaaaagaaaaaaaagaagaagaaatcgAAACAGCACG GTTATTCAGACCTGGAAGAGATGTCATTGGCTTACCTGGATAGACAGTCTTCCCCGCTACATCATTCTTCCTCCAGTGCCTTCTCAAAGCACAGCACCTTCCAATTCCCCCGTGCCATACTGTCTGTCGACCTTACTGGAGAGA ACCTGTCAGACATTGACTTCCTGGAGGACTCAACCACTGAGAGTTTGCTGTTCAGTGGAGATGAGTATAACCAGGATCTAGACTCTATCACCATGGAGGACTTCcaggatgaggatgatgatgatggtgatgatgagaTTGTCCGCTGTATCTGTGAGATGGATGAAGAAAACGGCTTCATGATTCAG TGTGAGGAGTGCATGTGCTGGCAGCACAGTGTGTGTATGGGACTTTTGGAGGACAGCATCCCCGAACAATACATCTGCTACATCTGCAGAGATCCTCCAG GTCAGCGGTGGAGTGCTAAATACCGTCATGATAAAGACTGGCTCCAAAAGGGCCACATGTATGGCCTATCCTTCCTCGCAGAGAACTACTCGCATCAGAATGCCAAGAAGATTGTTTCCACTCACCAGCTTCTTGCTGATGTTTACAGTGTTAAAAACCTGCTCCATGGCCTTCAGCTCAAGATGGACATCTTACA GAACAAACATAACCCAAATTTGCACTTATGGGCTCGGTCTTGGGTGAACTCTGATGAAGACCAGCCTATGGGGGGTGTTCCAGACTGCCTACATTTCAAAGAGCACCTCAACCAGGACTCAAACCCTGAAACCTATATCACCAGCGAGCACAGCTACCAGAAACCTCCCGGAACAAGCCTTGAACACGCTCAAAGGGATGATCAGGGGACCCAAACAGCCTTGCACAccacaatatttaatataaacgAAGAAGAG GTAAGCAGTGCCATTGCACTGTCTAGCTGTGGAAATGACAGCAACCTGGGGTCCATGGAACAGGCCAGAAACTGCCTGCAGTGGCAGATGAACCTACTTACACACATTGAAGACATTCAGAACCAGCTCTCGGGCCGCATGGAACTCATTGAGAAAGAGCTTGATG TGCTGGAGAGTTGGTTGGACTTCACGGGTGAATTGGAGCCTCCCGATCCCTTGGCCCGACTTCCACAGCTCAAGTGCCGAATCAAACAACTTCTGACGGACCTGGGAAAAGTACAGCAAATGAGCACCCTCTGCTCTGTGTGA